GACGGGAGGCGTCCCCTGCGACCCTTCAGGCTATCCGTACGAACGACtgagaaaaaaaagcaaaactcAGATCTGGGACAATTCCTTTGATAAAAGCGTCATTTACTCTCTTGCAAAAGTTGGTGCATAATTACATACCGCGCCAAAACTTACCTTCTTTCACCATGCCAACGACAAGGCACTTCTGAAAGCGACAGTACTGGCACCTGTTACGGCGGCGCTTGTCCACTGGACAATTCTTATTTGCCAGACAAACATATTTAGCGTTTTTCTGCACTGTACGCTGTAAAAGAGTAACAAAAATGttaattaataaaaataacaaaCGACCTTCTTCAAAATCTGGTATATATGTACAGATTTGAAAATAAAGGGGATTTAAATGCAAGCTGCTTTTGCACCGCATTTAAAGGGTGGATTTTACAGTGTGCGCAGCGGCTCTAACCGTCTGCCCCTATCCCATGGTCTCGCTGTACTTGATATGCGAAGAAAGGAGGCCGCAGACAGTGGGTAAATACAAATTCGTGGGCATTCATATTATTTACATCCCTCCGAGACCCCTCAATTTAAAATGATAAGATTATTCAATCATGGTGCTGAAATAAAGAGATCACCTTAATTTTACCACAGGGAATTGTGTTCCACTTGGTTAACTTAGACACGGCTTAATGTTGTTACCAATTTAAATCTCAAGGAGTCAGCTGAGTTTGTGACAGACGCTATAGCTGGTTCCCACTGCCGTCTGTATTTGAGACAATCACACCAAAAGCTGCTCTTGTAAATAAGGTAAATTGGTGCAGACAGAAATGTTTGTTACAATGTTGAACCCACAGTACGCCTTTGTACGACGTCGGGTCCTTCTGCTTTTCGCGGCAGTGGGTTCCATTTAAACCCCACACACATAATGAGCAAACACGCGGAAAATAGCCTTTCCATTTATTCCGCGAACACCATAAAATTTGAATTAAACTTTAAAATGAATCAATTACCTTGAAAAAGCCTTTACAGCCCTCGCAAGTGCGGACTCCGTAGTGCTGGCAGGCGGCGTTGTCTCCGCAGACGGCGCACAGGCCTTCGTTTGATGGAGAGCTTCGAGAAGGAGGCGATGGGACCTGGTTGTCCACCAGCTGAGACCCATGGCCGATCTGGAGACCGGGAAAGCCCACGGATGCCTGTTTTCGGATGGGATTGGGGACAGCGAAGTTTTGGCTGTCCACCACGTGATGCCCTCCTCCTGTCTCAGGGTTCATGGAAATGTGTAAGGGGTTATCAAATCTCATTTGACAGCTAGAGACTGGGGTGCCGGGAGGAGACTGTTTGAAGGAAAAGAGAGATAGTCTTGAAACCGTTGACTTCCGCTGATCTATCATGTGGGTGGTAGCTACATAGTTTTGAGAAAAGCTGTGAAGAGAATTGGGGTCATCCCACAATGGGTTATGCTGGACCTGAAAGCCTGGGGGTGTTGGGGTAGGAGGTGGAGATGGCTTGTAATACATAGAGCCAGAGTGCATCATCTCCTCTGGTGGGTGCTGTAGGTGGTTCTGTTGGTGATAGCCGTTCATCTGGATGTCTTCGATCTTGATGGGGGACTGCTGGTTGGACAGTGGCATCTGGTACAAGCAAGGCGGTTTCACGTCGTAACTAGTGCTGTAATTCTCCATGAAGGTGCTGAAGCTTGGCAGCGATGTGGTAGCTGTTATTTCGGTGTTTGTGAGATCCATGCTGAACTTTACGAACTCTGGCGTTAAGAAGTCAGAGCTGTATTCCCCACTGTGGTAGCTGTAGCtctgagaggcaggactggctCCTTGTGGCGATGACCCATACTGAGCTTGAACACAGGGCATGGCTGTAAATGAAAGTTCTGAACATGTACTCATACCATTTCAATGCATAAGGCTTTTACTTTTAAATCGTCTTGCTCTATACACCCAAGCCCCAGCGCTGAAATCTGAACTAACTAAATACGTCGAAATCATTTCACTTCAACCCAGGTAATATTACTTTCAGGTAATATGGAAGGTACTGTTAGCATTTGTTAGCATTTAAACGTACACATTTTCACCGTGTCCTCAGTAAAGTACCCCCGATTTACTTCTAAATGACAAATTTCAAAATACAGCCCAGGTTTCTTTTGTTTTGCAATATTCGAGATGAAGTCAAATATCTATCACGCAAATATTTGCATCAACAGGAGCAGAGTTTTAAAAATATGAACCGCATCGAGAATAGTATCTTCGATGCCGAGTTAATCAATGGAAAAATAATTTAATTAGCATAATTTGATAAATTAACACATAATTGCACAATCAAATTGGCGTACCTTCTGCCAAGTGGCTGTGAAAGAAATGAAAAGTAGACACTGTTGTGGTTTGTATTCCTGAAGAGCAGAATTCGGAATGTTTTCTAAATCGCAGTTTCGGTGATAGTACAATAACAGCTTTTCTGAAAGCAAATGGAAAACAAATAATCAGTAACCCCAGCCACGCCAAGTGTAAATTTtcatagaatagtaactacatTCTAAAGTCTTTCACCGGACACCTAACACTTTATTTCTATCCTTTTCAAGTAACATCTTCCTTGATTTCATATTTCCAAAGTTCCCGGCGTGCCCCGAAGGAGGGGATTTAACTCAAGCCCTGTAGGGACAATATTGTGCACTGGTTTCTGCCCCATTTTTCTCATCATCCTTTGGAAAAAAATGTCGTTTTTGCTTAAGTATCTTTCCGAATTCCCTGCATATTTTATATATGACTAACTCAACAACAGTCTCAACGCTTTTGCATACCAGATCACATTTCACTGATTAATCCACGAGAGGAACCTGGGAGAGGCTATGACAACAGATGAAGGGAAATAATCACTTATATTTAGAAAAGATTGTTAGAGGAAGTTGGCTGATTTGTGATTATTAACGTAGCGCTGGCAGACTAAATTATTTCAATGTTAAATTATACCCATGGAAATATGCAGCCGCATATTGCTACACGTTCTCTTATACgaagagtcacacacacacacacgcaccacgcacacacacacacatacacaaattaAAGCAAATCGGCAGGTGTAGTAATGTATATAGACAGCAGGCAGGCAGACACATAGACATAGGAAGAAAGGTAACTGTCTAGCGTTGATTCAAATTACATTGGTGCTCCCTAATGCTAACATAAGAAGGCGGGGGCTACgtaaaacaattttttttaaacgcaCTAATAACCGattacaacaaaaaaaacttGTAGGTTCTTTTTGCAAACCGTTTTACATGGTTTGTGGGAGACCAAACAGTAAGAGTAAGAACCTCCGGCTTAAAATAAAGTTTCAGCAATATGTACATTCTTTGCACACATGCCTTTATAAACTTAAACTTGGAACAATTCTACAACGTTAAAAGAATGTGTCTACTTTAAATTGATCAACCATAAACTGGTGCTTTAATTTATAATTAGTCCAAATAGCTTAGCTCGACACGATTATAAGCAGATCGCCGCAGTTTCTAAATATCGAGAACCTTTTGGACTTATGCCCTGTAGTATTCGCCATACCAAAATGCGCACGTCTAACTTTTTGCCAACTGGCTCGAATCGCTCTGTAAATCTTTAGGACAGTTGACCGATATTTATATTTGTAACGCGACTGGTTACTTAGTGGTAGTTTAATCTTTTGGCAGTTTTGTACAAGGCTTTTATCTTAATACTTCGCGCTGCCAGTCGCAAGGAAGACACGTGTGAATGAGATCCCGCTATCACGCCCCCATCCTAAACAGCTGTACAGGGTACCAGGTGGAACGTACAGGTCACCGCATTAACAACAAAGCCACGCGGGCGAAACTGGACATGTCCTGTGACTTCTGAGAGGAGGTGTTTAATCACTGCTTTGAATTATTGCTAGGACCAGTCTTTTAATTGCTTAATAACTGAGCTACGATGACCGGGACAGGAACAAAAAACAGCCAGCCAGCAACTGTTGTCGAGAACCCACATTTCCAAAACTGACAAGCGCTCTCGATAATTCACAACATCCTCGGTAAAACTAAGCCTTGGCATTCAGAACTGCAGCAAGGAACAATATAATGAAAATAGCCGTATAAACACGTAGCATGCGATTGCTCAAACATTGTATACCTACTTGATTATTTTCTCTTTCCGCCTCTCATTTGGATGCTGTAGTCTGCAGGATGAGTAGAAAGTCAGCTTTATGTAGAATGAACTTTGAAGTGCAGCAGTGTTTTGAGTTTAAGCAGCGGCAGTGGTACAGGTTGTTGTTCTCGGCACTCTGAGCAGGCGATCAGACTCGGACTGGCCCTAGTCTCCAATGTGCCTTTGTTTATGTGAGCTCCTCTCTTCCACCGACAGCGTGTAACCAAGTCGCCGAGCGTCAGCGAGCGTCAGCGTGGCCAAACCCAATGAGCGCCCGAGGGCTGGGCCCGCACCACACGGTTGGCTAAGTCTCACTTTGGTAAATTTCCGAGGTGACGTTAGCGCTCTGGATTTTTAAGGTAGTAAGGACATGACTTACGGCAACCTTCTCACCTTTTTGCAGCATTTCCAAAACAACATGTAGTTGGAACATTCGCCGTATATAGATTATCGATCCTATTGATCGCTCCTTGTGGAGTTATTTCTATGACGGTAACTGTAACATTTTTTTTGTTACGTAGCTATTAAACATGTAAAATTCTAGTCAGCCATGAGGAAAATTGAGTGAGTTATTAAGCAGTCTAAAGGATTTATTTTCAGTCGCTTTATTTTGGGTTAAATTGGCACTACTTTAATATTGTTTAAAATGCGTGCATTCCATTTGGTGTAATTCGCAAAGTATGAACTATAATTATCTTTGAATAAACAGCGTACATGTATTCATTAAGGTTTATAAAAGGTTCTGCTTCTGGAATATCACGCCAAAAAAAACAATCAACAGGTATAATTTCGGATTGTGGGATAGGAAGTTTTGTTTTTACAATTAAGTGCACGTTTCGTGAGAATTATACTGGTAACTAGTAATTAAAATGCTTGTTATAGTTACTACGGAGCACCACTGACTAGGAAATTCACAAATGCGTTGTGTGTATGTATTTGCTAAAGTGGAAATTGTAATAATGTAAGCGGGACCgggtggctgggggggggggagtcttgtGACCACCTTTAGTAGTGACAGGCTCGGAGGGAGCTAATTAACGCGGCTTGTTGCAGAGCAGCGTCAGCGCTCGTGGGCGAAGCGATTTAATGAACGAAAGGAAAATGTGATAGGGCGCGCGCCGAGGCCGGCAGAGTGCCGCGTGACGCAGGAACGCAGCCATTGACGCAAGGAGCCGGGCTGGGCAGCCAAAAATAGCAGGGCTGGCAGCGCATTGTCACTGTGCAATTGATGCATTCGGGGGCAGGGCGTACTGCGGCTATTTTAAACTCCAGCGGAAACTCGAGAGCACCAAATTAAGACATTGCGGATATTTTTAGAGATTCCACTTTCGCGCCAAGTTATATGGATAGGGTTTAAGTTCATAAATGTGAATATATGGTAAAAAAATTTTGCTTTTATGTTTGTGATTTTGCTCATGTTTTACTAAGGTATTTTTGAAGCTTTTCTGCCTTTTGGCACTTCTCCTGTCGCCAGTTTTGATGCGTTTCAGTCTGAGGTGTTACAATAGCACCTGTTCCTTTCATACAAACCCAAGACGGCAGTGGATTAGTTCGAAACTAAAACCCACGTCTCAGCAATCACCTTCTTGTGATCAGTTACTTTACAGTGCACGGCTTAGTGGTGTAGGACAACAATGGGGGGATATGATAAATTTATTATACTGTTACAGGGGAAAATATAAATCACTTCATTGGAGTATGCCTTTATTGGAAAAATATTTAAATGAATAGCTTCCGAATAGTTGTGAACGCATCAGTAAACAAAACGTTCAATTAACGTAAAAGGCAACAACTCAAGGGAAATGTCCATTACGTTCCTATTAGGAAAGATTCTTGGCAGACGACACATTTCCAGTGGTTGACCGCTTAGCAGACTTACTCCATTCAGAAAACCGGAACTGGTGTAGTTACGCGTTTTCAACAAGAAGAGGCAGTCGCTCTCAAAAGATCCACCCGCAAAAAAAAGGATTCCCCCTCCCCGCCTTTGAACTAAGTTTAAAAATTTCGCCAAAACCAGATCTTGTGCAACTCCACAGAGGTTCTAACCGTAATTTACTTAAGTACATGTTCCCCTGTGAATTGACAACACGCAGATAGCTGGCTGCAGAGTGGACAAGGCGGTTATTGGAATTATTGTCAGCCAATGTAAGCTATGGCCAGAAACTTTAATCACTATATTATCCTGTTGATTCAGTTCCGTTTCCACTTCAGTACGCAACAGCGAAGTGACAGTAGTGAATGGATTGGCTTTCTCCACCAAATATGAAAGTGGTACGTGGTAGGGGAAATTAAAGACACGGAACAGCAAAACAAATGCACGAAACTTTTATTTAAGATTTCAACTAATTTCAAGTTATTCCAAGACTTGAATAACaatgactgctgttatattaatTTTGAGAGATTATATTTTATGTTTCAAAATCAGCAATCAAAATATATTGAAATAATTAACCAGTACAGGTTGCCCCAGGTTATTAACACCCAACTTATGGGCACCGCTGCATATGAATGAGCTCCCATAAtataattaaattttaaaaacactgtacatacatagcaacacacaaaatgctggaggtactcagctggtcaggcagcatccatggaaaagtgtaaacggtcaatatttcaggccaaaaccattCTTCAGAATTAAGAGAGAAAGATGCCAGACTA
This genomic stretch from Mobula birostris isolate sMobBir1 chromosome 6, sMobBir1.hap1, whole genome shotgun sequence harbors:
- the LOC140199608 gene encoding nuclear receptor subfamily 4 group A member 2 isoform X1, which translates into the protein MPCVQAQYGSSPQGASPASQSYSYHSGEYSSDFLTPEFVKFSMDLTNTEITATTSLPSFSTFMENYSTSYDVKPPCLYQMPLSNQQSPIKIEDIQMNGYHQQNHLQHPPEEMMHSGSMYYKPSPPPTPTPPGFQVQHNPLWDDPNSLHSFSQNYVATTHMIDQRKSTVSRLSLFSFKQSPPGTPVSSCQMRFDNPLHISMNPETGGGHHVVDSQNFAVPNPIRKQASVGFPGLQIGHGSQLVDNQVPSPPSRSSPSNEGLCAVCGDNAACQHYGVRTCEGCKGFFKRTVQKNAKYVCLANKNCPVDKRRRNRCQYCRFQKCLVVGMVKEVVRTDSLKGRRGRLPSKPKSPQEPSPPSPPVSLITALVRAHVDSNPAMSNLDYSRFQSNPEYQLSGGDTEHIQQFYDLLTGSMEIIRGWAEKIPGYTDLPKEDQELLFESAFLELFVLRLAYRSNPVDGKLIFCNGVVLHRLQCVRGFGEWIDSIIDFSSNLHSMNIDISAFSCIAALAMVTERHGLKEPKKVEELQNKIVNCLKDHVTFNGGNLNRPNHLSKLLGKLPELRTLCTQGLQRIFYLKLEDLVPPPTIIDKLFLDTLPF
- the LOC140199608 gene encoding nuclear receptor subfamily 4 group A member 2 isoform X2 is translated as MDLTNTEITATTSLPSFSTFMENYSTSYDVKPPCLYQMPLSNQQSPIKIEDIQMNGYHQQNHLQHPPEEMMHSGSMYYKPSPPPTPTPPGFQVQHNPLWDDPNSLHSFSQNYVATTHMIDQRKSTVSRLSLFSFKQSPPGTPVSSCQMRFDNPLHISMNPETGGGHHVVDSQNFAVPNPIRKQASVGFPGLQIGHGSQLVDNQVPSPPSRSSPSNEGLCAVCGDNAACQHYGVRTCEGCKGFFKRTVQKNAKYVCLANKNCPVDKRRRNRCQYCRFQKCLVVGMVKEVVRTDSLKGRRGRLPSKPKSPQEPSPPSPPVSLITALVRAHVDSNPAMSNLDYSRFQSNPEYQLSGGDTEHIQQFYDLLTGSMEIIRGWAEKIPGYTDLPKEDQELLFESAFLELFVLRLAYRSNPVDGKLIFCNGVVLHRLQCVRGFGEWIDSIIDFSSNLHSMNIDISAFSCIAALAMVTERHGLKEPKKVEELQNKIVNCLKDHVTFNGGNLNRPNHLSKLLGKLPELRTLCTQGLQRIFYLKLEDLVPPPTIIDKLFLDTLPF